The genome window GGTCTCTCTGTTACTAGGGTATAAAAGTTTTCCATGGAAGATTTAAGGAAAAACGGTAGATCGTCCTGAATGTAGCAACTTATTTTCCCATTCTCTTCAGAATCAAGATCTGAAACACTGAAAACTGCAACCACAGTCTCAGGAGAGTTCTCGGGGATCTGTCTGGTAAGTGCAGACATGGTGACTTCTGGAGCATTGTCGTTCACATCCATGACTTGAGTCAGAACGGTACATTTCCCAGAAAGACTTCCAGTATCTCTGGCCTCGATATTGACCTCATAAGACTGAGTTGTTTCGAAATCAAGTTGTTTTTTAAGTCGAATTTCTCCTGTCATGGCGTTGATCTCAAAGGTTTTGCTAATCTCTTCTGAAGCCTGGAAAAGTGAATAGGAAATCTCTCTATTGACTCCTATGTCTATATCCGTAGCAGAGACTTTGACAATCAGGTAGCCTATGGGACTGTCCTCGGGGATCTGCACCCTATAGAAAGGCGGCTCAAATTCAGGGGCATTATCGTTGATGTCCACGACTTCGATGGAGACCTGAGCGGTGCCAAACCGGGGTGGAGAACCGCCATCCTGAGCAGTGAGGGTTAACCTGAGCTCAGGTTCCTCCTCCCGATCCAGCACTTTGTCCAGCACAAGTTCCGGATATTTCCTGCCATCGCTGCGTTTGCGGGTGAGGACCCGGAAATAGGAGTTGGGACTGATGGTATAGTTTTCAATATTGTTTCGGCCTACATCCATGTCCTGAGCGTTCTTCAGAGGAAACTTAgtcccaggaggactgctctctGATATTTTTATCAACATATCTCTGTCCATGAACACCGGAGCATGGTCATTTATGTCTATTACCTGTAGCTCAGCTTGAAAAAACTCTAAGGGATTCTCTAGCAACACCTGGAAACGCAGCATACAGGGCTCTGTCTGACCACACAGCTCTTCGCGGTCCAGTTTCTCATTTAGCAGTAAATCCCCAGTCTCCTGATCGAGCTGCAGATACAGtttgtttcctttggaaatgACCCTAGCTCCCCGCCTGGAAAGTTCCCCCTGCCCCAGACCCAGGTCTTTTGCTAAATTGGTTACCAAAGAGCTCCCTTCAGTTTCCTCCACCACAGAATAACGCCTAAATTCAGAGCCCGCCTGAGCTAagcccaagaagaaaaagaagaaaaagacttgcCTTTGTCTGCAAATGAGCTTCCTGCCAACCTCCATTGTTCTTGCTCGGTATAGCCTCTGGCGAGGGTGGTTCCGCTGAGCTGTAAAGGCCTCAGTACGTTTCTGAGACTGTAGTTATTCCACAAGGTACTTCAGAAATATTCCAGTAAGTAGTCCTTTACAGAGGACCCAGTCCTCCTTCTGTGGCATCCAAGCTTCTCATGGGCTTCCAGGCTCTGCTGTTGAGTTTTGCCTGTTAATGGAGACGCAGCTGCGGTTCCGGTTTGTACCTTATCGTGCAGCGCCACCACGCGTCCTCAGAGAATCTTACATTTTCTGGGTTGAAAATGGATGCAATGTTCCCAGCTCTTTTTgttgtgcttttttaaattttggctgagccgcgtggcttgcgggatctcagttccccgaccagggactgaagccgggaccaccagggagctccccAATGTTCCCAACTCTTGCCAGTACGTATCACCGAGCTATGTAAGGCTAGAATACTATTTTTACTATCTCTGAACCTTAAGGTTGAGGCAGTTGTCTGAGGGCCATACAGGAGAAATGATATTAGTAGAGACTACTTTCAATAATGCTAATTGCGTTtgtagcaaaaagaaaatatttatgtaacagTTTGCCTGAGAAGAAAGACTATAtgcagaaatttaaatatatatatataataacatagAAAACTTGCAGAATTATATACTTTTATTGCCATGAACTATGGGAATAATTAGTAGCTGTGAACCTTGGACATGTTATTtaacctctgcctcagttttctcatctgtctaaGGTGGAGATATTAATGGTACTTACTACATAGGGCTGCTGTGAGTTCCTCaccttacagatggggaaactgaggcagaaagagattaaccacacacacacacacacaccaggcatGTAATGTGATGCCATCAGGTAGCTCAGTTTGCATTAATCCATTGTCATGACTAAAAAAATCCCCAAGATTCACGTGGTAGAATAATTCATGAGCAGCATTATTTCAGAATGAAGTTATCATATCAAACGATGAAACCGGAAAGGCTGGAGAATCTTTCTAATACATGTATAATCTGTGATGGTAGTGATGATTCTGTATCTCAGAAGGGTGTCCTCTTCTCTTTTTAcagtgtcaatttttaaaaaccttttattttgaaaaatttcaaaccccATAATGAAGGAGAATAGTACGATGAACCCCCAGGTACTCAAAACTAGCTAGaacaattatcaatattttgctACAATTGTTTACCCTGTCTCCCCAACATTTTCACATCCCAAACTAAATTTTTACCCATAAAACTTCATTATAAATCTCTAACTTTTAATGTCTTAAAAAACCCACTACAATGCCCTTACCACACCTAAGAAATTAAGTTAATATTGTTTAATATCCCATCTATATTCagatttttccaattatttcaaAGTCGTTATGATAGTTTGAATCAAGATTAAACAAGATCCACTATCCATTGCATTTGGTTGGtatgtcttaatttctctcatTGTGCAAgattccctcctccccttttccaTGCCATTgatttccttgaaaaactaaataattttatCCTGACtctatggaaacaacttaagatTTTAATGCTgtgaggttctttttttcttgtcgtTAGACTATATCCCATTAGTAATGCACAGtaatattactattttaagaGTTATCAGCACTAGCTTATGATATATTCAGAATACAGCTCTGCAAAAATGATCTGGATAACTGTTAAAGAAAAAGCAGTTACAGATTATTATAACAAACAAAGCTTCTCCTTAACTCTTCAGAATCTTTAAGTAATTCAATGataatttgtttctctttaatattgcatatttaaaagtattctttttcttatacttttccGATTCAGCACTGAAGTATATTgaatagaaactttaaaaaataaactttcaaattaaaggagaaaaacgtGTTAAAAAGGTAGGGACTACTGTAGGAAAATTACTGCAATgtgaggaaaataaacaaatgaagcgatcaaaattatgtaatatttctATTCATggtcattaatcttttctatgAAATGAAAGTCGCATATTCAGATAACAAGGAGAAAGCACAGATTGATCCTTCATTTTTTTGTACTTGAGATTTGGATAGAtcagagctttaaaaataatagttgagggcttccctggtggcgtagtggttgagagtccgcctgccaatgcaggggacatgggttcgtgccccggtccgggaagatcccacatgccgcggagcggctgggcccgtgagccatggccactgagcctgcgcgttcgcagcctgtgctccgcaacgggagaggccacaacagtgagaggcccgcataccgcaaaaaaaaaataataataatagttgaaTAATTGATCCAGAAAAACTGGATTATtagtttataagaaaataaaaccacaaatacaTATCTTATTCTTTGCAAATACACGAAACACTGAACAGGAATATGAGTATGAAAAAAAGATTTCTCCTTAATTAGGGAGAAACTTGCCAGGTGATATCTAACAAGAGAAAACAGTATAGCATCACAGCAAGGCCCCAGAATCAGAAGATTTAGGAGAGATGCTTAGCTCTGCCATTAATTAATTGGTGACCTTAGTGAACTCACTGAACGTCTATGAACATCTATTTGCTCATTTCTAAAATACCTCCCATCATAGAAttacttctaaaattaaaagtggtAAAATAGTGTATGATGCATAGtaagtgctttttttaaaagttagggtAGGTATACTTGTAGAGCACTCTAATCAACTTACAAAATAAAACTAGCAATAATATTTGAAGACAGTgaattccaatttaaaaacatctcaaataagatGTGTCATGTACTAGACTGCACACAAAGCATAATTGAGACAAAAGGTGACAGTAAACAATCCACGCTTTTTGGAGTGTTCTTAGGGCTGAAGCTGAATCCTTTTCTGTCAAGAAATTTATTCTATGACCCTAAGAATACTTGCAATAATGTGAAAGCACTCCTCTACAGGTAAATCGAGATAAATTTCTTAATAGGAATATATTTACAGATATAATACcggcatttatttttcattctttatcagAAACCGAAATCATTCTGATATGAGGAATATTCTTCCACTTTTCCTGCCTATGCTCTGGGATGTAAGATTGGTGATAATCGGCTTCAGGAACTTGAACTCGCCCTGGGCACCAGCTCGGTGCAGGGCGCCGAGGCGTTCTGCAGCGGGTACAGCACGAAGGGCGCGTTGTCGTTGTCGGCCGCCACGAGCACGC of Delphinus delphis chromosome 3, mDelDel1.2, whole genome shotgun sequence contains these proteins:
- the LOC132423206 gene encoding protocadherin beta-8-like produces the protein MEVGRKLICRQRQVFFFFFFLGLAQAGSEFRRYSVVEETEGSSLVTNLAKDLGLGQGELSRRGARVISKGNKLYLQLDQETGDLLLNEKLDREELCGQTEPCMLRFQVLLENPLEFFQAELQVIDINDHAPVFMDRDMLIKISESSPPGTKFPLKNAQDMDVGRNNIENYTISPNSYFRVLTRKRSDGRKYPELVLDKVLDREEEPELRLTLTAQDGGSPPRFGTAQVSIEVVDINDNAPEFEPPFYRVQIPEDSPIGYLIVKVSATDIDIGVNREISYSLFQASEEISKTFEINAMTGEIRLKKQLDFETTQSYEVNIEARDTGSLSGKCTVLTQVMDVNDNAPEVTMSALTRQIPENSPETVVAVFSVSDLDSEENGKISCYIQDDLPFFLKSSMENFYTLVTERPLDRETRAEYNVTITVTDLGTPRLKTEHNITVLVSDVNDNAPAFTQTSYTLSVRENNSPALHIGSVRATDRDAGANAQVTYSLLPPLDAHVPLASLVSINPDNGHLFALRSLDYEALRAFEFRVGAADRGSPALSSQALVRVLVVDDNDNAPFVLYPLQNASAPCTELVPRAAEAGYLVTKVVAVDGDSGQNAWLSYQLLKATEPGLFGVWAHNGEVRTARLLSERDAAKHRLLVLVKDNGEPPLSASVTLHVLLVDGFSQPYLPAPEAEAADAAPAAPLTVYLVVALASVSSLFVFSVLVFVAVRLCRRGGAASVGRCSVPEGHFPGHLVDVSGTGTLSQSYQYEVCLKGGSGTSEFKFLKPIVTNFQGHSPGPDIEETPNFRKDFGFSIQ